AAAATGCTGTGCAAGATCTTAAAGCATAATGGATTTGAGGTTATTTCCGTAGTGTGTAAAAATGGAAGTATACCTAAGGAATTTTTAAATATTAAGGATAATGAAAAGGTAAGACCGGGTACTTATGAGCCAATGTGTAATCCTATTGGACAGGCTATTTTACTAAATAAAGCTCAAACAGATTTAAATATTATTATGGGATTATGTGTAGGCCATGATTCGCTGTTTATAAAACATTCTAATGCACCTATAACTGTTTTTGCAGTTAAGGATAGAGTGCTTGCTCATAACCCTCTAGGAGCATTGTATCTATCAGATGGTTATTACAAAAATAAATTGTATAAATAATGGTAAGGTATTGGTTATTTAAAATAAAGAGGAAATAAAAAACTTATGTATAATATAATATATAGGAATTTTATTATATGATAGTTCAACTTAAGGGAGTGATTTTTTATGAAAATTATGAGAAGTTATAATTTATTTTACTCGGTAGTAAACAAAATGCTTCAAGCAAAGACCGTAATGACTCAGTCAGCTATGCTTTGCTTGGAGCCTAATGTAGTTTATTAGCTGAAATAAAACTAGGTTCCTATGTAATACATAGGTTTACTTTTTCATAGGTCTTTGCCTTAATTTTAATTTAAAAAAATTAAGGAGGAGCAAAGGCATGAAATATGTTAAAGCACATAATGTGTTACCAGAGGAGATAATAGAGTTAGTTCAAGAATATATAGATGGGGAATATTTATATATACCTAGAAAAAGTGAAAATCAAAAATCATGGGGTGAAAAAAACGGAACTAGAAATAGCCTCAAAAGAAGAAATAATGAAATTTTTAAGAAATATGCTAGAGGATATAAAGTTTCAAAGTTATCTGAAGAATATTTCCTATCAGAACAAAGTATCAGAAAAATTATAAGTAAAGAGAGAAAATTATGTTCCTGATAAAGGAATGTTTAATAAAGATATAAAATATTTTTTTGAATATCATAAGAAAGAATGTATTATTATTAGACTATATCTGATAATAATGCGTTCTTTTTTTGTTCTACTTTAATACAGAACTGTTTTGTACATATAAGGTTAATTTCATGGATGATATAATTTTCGTAAATAGTAAGAGGCCTTCTCATTCTGGTTTATCATGATTTAGGAATTTCGAAAGGGGTTGAATTAACTGATATGAAATTGTGATTACTATGTAAAATGAGAAAACACTCATAGTCATAGAGTTGGTAGCAATATTGGACTAATGTAATATGAAGTTTCATATGTTTATTGATAAGTAAACTATAGAAATAGCATTGTGTAAATTTAATACAAAAGTAATAGAATTTATTAGAAAGTAGGGGATATATTGAAATTTAAATTTGTTCCAATGAACTTGGAATATGCAAAGGAAATGATTGATAATTGGAAATATAATGGGGAATATCATATATATGACTATATAAATGAAGAGGAATTTTTGTTGTGTAAAGAAACTTGGGGAGTAGGAAGATTTGCAGTTTTAAATGAGCAAGACAAGCTTTTAGGAGAGTTAACAATAGAATTTTTTACAGAAGAAGATGAATCATCTGAAGATGACAGATACGTTGAATATAGCATAGTTAGAAATAATTGTGAAAATATATATGAAATGTGGATTGGATGGGGATTGAAACCAGAATTGTGCGGCAAAGGATTAGGAGTAGAATTTGTCTCAGAATGTATTAATTTTGCGGTAAGGGAGTATGACTACAAAGGAGAATATGTTAGATGTGGTGTTGCTGCATTTAATAAAAGAGCAATAAAGGTGTATGAAAAATTAAACTTTAAAACGTTTCATATATGTGAAGGAGAAATAGCAAATAAAAAATATAAAATTTTACAAATGCAAAAAAGCATTAAATAGAATTATTATGTTTATAAAAAGGAGTGCATGAATTATAATTGTTTTTAAGGTTTGATTTAAACGCAGTGTCTTTGAACATAAAGAGTAGAGAGTTGATGAAAAATAGTCTAACTTCAATTATTAAAATGAAGTTAGACTATATAAAAGAATTTAGATTTTACGGGTAATTTTATAAGCCCAGTTTCTATTAACTATTAGAGATTCAAGT
The DNA window shown above is from Haloimpatiens massiliensis and carries:
- a CDS encoding DUF1847 domain-containing protein, encoding MYTCAMCSEHHCKIGELQKLPINCPCNEKEEQEQIRKLYLEDENNKLAYNSALVEAEGYCKKTRLEEIMDFANKCNFKKLGVAFCVGLSNEAKMLCKILKHNGFEVISVVCKNGSIPKEFLNIKDNEKVRPGTYEPMCNPIGQAILLNKAQTDLNIIMGLCVGHDSLFIKHSNAPITVFAVKDRVLAHNPLGALYLSDGYYKNKLYK
- a CDS encoding CD3324 family protein, encoding MKYVKAHNVLPEEIIELVQEYIDGEYLYIPRKSENQKSWGEKNGTRNSLKRRNNEIFKKYARGYKVSKLSEEYFLSEQSIRKIISKERKLCS
- a CDS encoding GNAT family N-acetyltransferase — translated: MKFKFVPMNLEYAKEMIDNWKYNGEYHIYDYINEEEFLLCKETWGVGRFAVLNEQDKLLGELTIEFFTEEDESSEDDRYVEYSIVRNNCENIYEMWIGWGLKPELCGKGLGVEFVSECINFAVREYDYKGEYVRCGVAAFNKRAIKVYEKLNFKTFHICEGEIANKKYKILQMQKSIK